From Neoarius graeffei isolate fNeoGra1 chromosome 27, fNeoGra1.pri, whole genome shotgun sequence:
AAAATGACCAGGAACTCAAAGAAATAAGTTTAAAAAAGGTGATTTTACATGTAATTCAGTGAGTGGCATCAAATTTACATACATTCAGTGTaactgttgacctgaagttgatatttagtggtgttttttattttattttatttatttttttgtcttgtagaGCCATTTTGATAGCTGTTTGTTGTTTTAGTGTCCAGATGATGATATGGGCTGTTATTATTACGTATGATATTAAACAGTGTTCCTTTTGACCGTATTCTCGTTTTACTCTCAGGGAAAATAATTCAGATTATGATATGACTCCACAATGTGATGCATTGATACTTTGCACAAGAGAAACATGTCGTATCGCCTGAATTATAAATGCATTATTAATATTTAAAATAGTCATTAATATTTTCTCAGCCATGCACTGACACACTTGATCTGATCTCATGATCTCATGAGGTGTTTAAATACTTAATGGGTTAAATCAGGTGAATGGATTGGCATTTAATCTCCCATTCCAGTGTTTATCCAGAGCACATGACTTCATAGCGCCATCTACCGGTAACGAAGATGGCTCCCTGTAGCTCCTCAATGAGCTACAAACCTTCTGGAAATCAGAAGCTTGAATCAAAAATCAAAACTCAAACTCAAGAGCCTACTGAGTAATGCACAAGACCATCAGATGACAAATAACACCATGTTCTTATGTAACACCATGTTCTTTTATTATAATTTGTAAATTTTttgacgtatatatatatatatatatatatatatatatatatatatatatatatacacacacacacacacacacacacacacacacgtatttcaATAACAAACATTCATATAACATTTGCAATATGGCagctgttgtattgtttgtttgtttgtttgtttttaaagtgctATCTTTTCCTTGCTGTAGCCTGTATTTCTTTTTTAGTGTAGAGACTGCTAAACATGTCtcccaatgatgatgatgatgatgatgatgatgatggagttgAAAGGCACTGAGATTGGAGTCTCCTACACTCAAAAGAATATGGGCTACACAGCACTTTCACTGCAAAGTCATGAACAGCCATTGCATAGAGACACCTTTTTCACATTTCATCTCAATTCTGCTGCATAAATACAAAGTTTGGACTGTTAAAAAAAGCGCCCTCACaaactctttctctcacacacacacacacacacacacacacacaagccctcCACATCAGTACCCGAGCCTATGGCAAATTCTCAGAGAAAAAAAATGTGCTTCATCGGGTTGTACAGTCTCACGACTCATAGTGCACACGAGCTGAAGGGCAGACACCAGAGTTTGGAGATTTGGCTACGTCCCAAACCGCACATTATCACActaaataagcaaaaaaaaaaataatatatagtGCACCACTATAAATCACTACTTATGCACAGTTTTGGCATGGTAATGCAGGAGGCGGTTTGGAATGTAGCCTGTTTTGTTCCAGTCCTTTGCTTTGGCATGTCGTTTGCAGTCCATATGTAGACTAACTCCAACATACAACATCTTAATAAACATGGAATAGGAAGAGCagtttgttgtgtgtgtttttttttcctcctccagtGCACTTTTTACGCTTTTGGATAAGCCTTGTGCAGTTCTTCTTACAGTTCCAAAGGGCACATTTTAGACATTGcggccctaaaaaaaaaaagttgctacttttatacacacacacacacacacacacacacacacacacacacacacacacacatatttaatAGCCTAGAACTTCTGCTTCTGCTGATGTGAAGTCATGTCATGCCCTACAGGAGCTGCGTTTATACCTTTACTGTAGTACATTTTTTATACAGAGGACGAAGTCCAAAGAGGAGCTTATTgagttctttgtgtgtgtgtgtgtgtgtgtgtgtgtgtgtgtgtgtgtgtgtgtgtgtgtgtgtgatagaaatAAAAAAAGGCACGTGTAGACGGCAGCTGCCTGGCTTCTGGATAGAAACAGTTTCAGTTAATTATGATCTGTGACATCTATAGTACATATCCAGCGGACGCTATAGGAATAGCACGACTTCAAAAAATAAAAGAAGGGAAAAaagataagggaaaaaaaaaacaccaagaaAAGTCTGTCCTTTTAGGCGCAGCCGCCCATGGCTTTGACGTACGAGCCGTCGGGGAGCTGCCGGAAGATCCCCCGCAAAGTCTCGAGCTCGCGCGTGAGGTGCTCGACGCGTTTGCGCAGTCTGTCGTTGTCCGCTGACAGCTCGATGACTTTCTGTTGCGTCTCGGCGTTGCGCATCTTGGCCTTATCGCGGCTCTTGCGCACGGCCACGTTGTTGCGCTCGCGCCGCAGCCGGTACTCGGCGCTGTTCTTGTCGACCTGCTTCTTGGATTTGGGCCTGTCGCCTGTACCGTTGGCCATCATTTTGACGGCGAGGCCGCCCTGCTGTTGGTGATGGTGCTGGTGTTGGTGTTGGTGCTGGTGATGCGGGCTGGGCACCGGGGTGGGCGGAGGCGTCGGGTGACCCGGCTGCAGGTGCACGGCGGTTTGCGCGCAGTGCGCGATCTGGTACTGCAGGTGCGACAGGTGTGGGTGGTGTTGCGGGTGGTGGTGCGGGTGGTAGGCACCGGATTGTGGCGCGTGCCCGAGCTCTCCGTCCTCGCGCGGCTCTTGCTTGATCGCCAAGGCTCTCATGCGCGTCTCGTGAGTCTCGTACACGGGCTCGAGCTTGGACGAGTCGCCGTAGCTCGCCACTGCACAGCCGTATGAGTGCTGCGGCCCGGGTGCGCCGAGTCCCAGGCCGTGGCTGTACTCGTAGTCGCCGCCGTTCGCCAGCTTGAGCTTCTCGTGACGCGCGCCACTGCTGTGGAACAGGTCGGCCAGGAATTCGTCGTTAAACGCGCCCGGGTCGATGTACGCGCTGATATCGATGGAGCTCTCGTTCTCGCAGATCGCGCTCAGGTCGTCCTTGTAGCCGTAGGCGTTCTGCGCGCTCGGTGCGAGGTTTGTCACCAGGGGCCGAGGGGCTGCctcgtacaggtttgcttgctccATGGAGTACCTAAAACCCGCCTGACATGGTGAAGGGCTCCGGGAATCCAGCTTGCTCACACTGCCCGGGGTCAcactttacagaaaaaaaaatacaataataataaaaataaaaaataataaagagttTTCTAGAAGGCGCAAACTCGCCGGTTTGACCGCAGGCAAGCGGCTCCTGATGTGCCTGCAAAGCGAAGCAGGAGTCACGGAACGGCTCAGTGGAAGAGCAAAAACTTCACTCtccgtgtttgtatgtgtgtgtgtatatgtgtgtgtgtttgacctcGAGTCAGTGCTGCTCTGACACTCTTATATAGAGAGAAGTGAGCTTTGGGCGGGCGCGCCCTGGGTCCTAATGCTTTCCTGACTGCTCAGAGCGCACATCGCACTCCACCACTCAGAGTTATTTCACATCTCATagcccgatttaaaaaaaaaagattgttatTTTATATAGCCTGATAAAGAAGATCATGTCATAACATACATTATTACATGCTTACAATGTAAACCATTGCGTCACCGTTTAAACAGGACAAGCTGGATAGctatagattaaaaaaaatgctgctttgatttttttttttcatttttattcagATTTCATCATGCATACGAATCTCAGAATATTTGCCCTGCACTTATCACTGATTACCTGCTCTTTCATTTTCATATAAGTTCTGTGCGGCTCCATAACAGACACAAACCCGGGTTCACCACCATAATGTGCAGgaaagcataataataataataataataataataataataataataataataataataataataattcgaggATGCATTTGGAAAACTGGGATATATTTCATACAGAGGGGTTGTTTTTGCTTTGTATGGAGAAAAATATGTTTTAAGAAAATGGGGTGGGGGCAAATTTGGCTTGCAATATGTGAAAAGGATAGAATTTGAAGAGCTGCGTTTGAGTTGAGTGTTGATCTCAGACCTCATGTGGATCTGCGGGGATATAAAGGAGAGACGGAGAGACCGAATGAAGTCAGAGCACATTGTCCTGGTTGGAGAAGATGTACAGATACCTGAACGCGcatgagggggagggggaggggggtaATAACTACCCTGACTGATGGTTAAATTTAAGAATGtttagtcacacacacacacgcacacacacacacacacacacacacacacacacacctaataaataattttaaatgaAGAGTTAATTATCATAGGAATAAAAAATAATTATTCGTTTAAATATCCGTGCATGGGAAATGAATGATATTGCGCGCGACCATTTGGCATTTGGCATGATGTCTATACCGAATAATAACTTATACTCATGTTGGCGCAGACGgtgtgcttttctttctttctttctttctttctttctttctttctttctttctttcttgcttgcttgcttgcttgcttttttttttactccagaCACCCAACGCAAACTCACCATTTCCAGTCTCAGCGCGCCAGTTTGGGGATTAAACCCAACAACAGCCTGACTGGCAGAAGGCACCCGAAACCGGCCCTGGCACGCGCGCTTCTGATCACCGATATCAGCGCGTGCAGCTCCCTCTATTGTCCCAGCGCGCGCTTGGCACGAACCGAAAGGCGCAGGAGTGAGAAATGAGGCAATCCTTTACGCacaagtttaatgtgaatttaagaTTTTTAAAAGGCTTCTCTGCACATGAGACTGGTTTCATCAaatgcaatgtgtgtgtgtgtgttcggtaataataataacaatcatcatcatcatcatcatagccTATAATTAGGTTAAATAATCTggtagcggcggcacggtggtgtagtggttagcgctgtcgcctcacagcaagaaggtcctgggttcggggccggcgagggcctttctgtgtggagtttgcatgttctccccatgtccgcgtgggtttcctccgggtgctccggtttcccccacagtccaaagacatgcaggttaggttaactggtgactctaaattgagcgtaggtgtgaatgtgagtgtgaatggttgtctgtgtctatgtgtcagccctgtgatgacctggcgacttgtccagggtgtaccccgcctttcacccgtagtcagctgggataggctccagcttgcctgcgaccctgtagaaggataaagcggctagagataatgagatgagataatctggtagctggtaagaggaaacatacactaccgttcaaaagtttggggtcacccagacaattttgtgttttccatgaaaagtcacccttttattttccaccataagttgtaaaatgaatagaaaatatagtcaagacatgtttctggccattttgagcatttaatcgaccccacaaatgtgatgctccagaaactcaatctgctcaaaggaaggtcagttttatagcttctctaaagagctaaactgttttcagctgtgctaacatgattgtacaagggttttctaatcatccattagccttctgaggcaacgagcaaacacattgtaccattagaacactggagtgatacacctatggagatattgcaccaaaaaccagacatttagtagaatttagctagaatagtcatttaccatattatcaatgtatagagtgtatttctgattagtttaaagtgatcttcattgaaaagaacagtgcttttctttcaaaaataaggacatttcaaagttttgaacggtagtgtatcttaaGCAATTTTAACATAAAAGAAATCTCTGCACAAATATATTTAAATACCTTGATGTATTAAATATATTGAGATCTAACTCGCCATAATGGTTCTTTAAGGGTCAGTTTGGTTCTTAGCTCTCAAAAACGGCTCTAGAACCCGTTCTGATAGGAATACATAATGCTGTAGGGTTCTACAGACAACACTTAAGGGTTCCTCTTCCTTTCCAAGGACAACATTAAGGCTTCTAAAAGTTCTAAGAGTGTGTGGAGTCAAAAGGATGGATTCTTCAGTTGTTCTTTCAGGGTTCCTTGAATAATTAAAAGTCTTCAGCTTTAAAATAAAAATGGCTCTTGAACCTGTCCTGACAGGAAACAATCACAATTCTACAGACAACCTTTAAGGGTTCGTCGTCCTCCTCCTCCAGAAGGATGACTTTTAGGCTTCTAAAAGTTCTAagagtgtgtcgtgtgtgtgtttgtgtatgaatCTGATGATGATGACAGTAGGCCACTTCTTGTGTCatacattatttattaaactaaaCTCAGAAGGGTCCTTTAATGGTTCTTGAAGGGTTCTTTCTTGAAGCGTTCCATTGTAGGGTTCTCGTTAGACCCTTTGAGGATAGGATGACTTGAAGGACTGTGTAGTGTGTCATGTTTGTGGATGAATCTTGTACATCTTGCATCGCATTATATACTCAGCTCACATGATTCAGCATGCATATCATCTAAATAATCATTTATAGGCAACGTTTTATATCATATAAAACACAATGTGGACTTTTTGAATAATTAAGGGTTCTTAGATTTGAAAAAAGAGGTTCTACTCGGAACACTTTCTCATATAAAATAATCTGTTGTAGGTTTTGAATCTGAAAGGCTTCCTTCAGAAGGACAACTTAAATCTAATAAGCTGCTATGACATTAAGTCTTACATCACAGAGGGATCTTGTCTAATTTATGACTTATACACAACATTTGCTGATTATGCAGTCATTATTTTCATCCCCTAATATGTAGTTTATAGAACAGATCATTTggctttatttatgtatttatttctaACTATTTTTATTCTCATAGCTGTGTAATGTTTTGAATATAAAGGTAATACATGGTAGTGAGAATTTAACAAACCACAACACATGGGACAATGATTGAAAGCTGCATAAAGATGGACAGCAGTCCAGCACATCATGCCAGGTGTAGTTATGCACTCTAGGCCTAAATGAAAAAGATGTTGTTCATATACTAAGTTACATACAAGTGAAGTAGATGTGGACAATGTTTTATGAAACATAGGCTAATGATCAGTCTTTCATAAGATCCTGGCATTAAACTGAATATGTTGCGTTGTATTTTTTTTGGTCAGAGTTCATCATTTTAATCTTCTTCTGTAACCCTGACCTCAGAGTGctggatcaaaaatacacattttgaaatgtTTGTATTCATTGTAGAGCCTTTACCTGGTATgacttcttgtgtgtgtgtgtgtgtgtgtgtgtgtgtgtgtgtgtgtgtgtgtgtgtgtgtgtgtgtgtgtgtgtgtaggcaaaaCTAAACCCAAACAGTTATTTATATGCATTCAAATATCTTGCATTGTGTTATTACATTTATTATATTAATGAGCACAATTAGCTGACTGGTTATAAAATGGCTaataattaacaaataaacactaaaTTTAAAAGTTCTTTTGAAACTAAATATGtttgtgtatttatttttttaaataaaatgtttacTTAGTCTATCTGTTGTATACCTTTAACTTGGTTGTATTCCTTATATTAATTTCATCCTATGATCTCATGGCTGATCCTGTTACATAAAATAAATCCCGCCTCTAAAGTGCACCGCGTCACTTTATTGGTTAGGTGAGCTGTCAATCATATGCGGTATGTCGTCATCCTCTTAGATACTCCTCTCTGATTGGCTGAACGAATAGATTTCCCTACAtggtcaaagaaaaaaaaaaaagatttcgcaATACTCCCAGCCAGGCACGGTTTAGTGGAAACCAAACAATAACAGCTTCTCTGATACTTCCGTCCTGTTCGGAGGAAAATAACCTGTTTAATTGTTGTATGTGTGGATCAGTGATAAGGTTTCAACCTTGTTAAGGTAAGGAAAGTTTTTAAATGTGTTTATAATGATGTAGGAGAAAAGGAAAAGGACTTTTGTTTAGTTCTGGAAGGTTCTTGCTTTCGCTCGTTTAGCGTGCTAACAGGCTAACTTTAGTAGCACCTGATTGCAAAACAGGTTtagttttgggcttttttttttttgtttatttgttttaaaataaGCGTTATGATATTTTTGGTTGACAGGAAGACCGTACGGATGTTACATTAAACTGTCTGTTGTTCTAAATGAGACATTTTCGGTGTACGTGACAACAATAGAGTAAAAGTTAGCTAAGGAATGTGTGGATATACGCACGTATGTATTTATTTAACGTGATGTCATCACCGTTGTAAACTCAGTTTACAGTTCAGCACTATCTACTTTATTTCTATTAAcggtttttttctgtgtgtgttttgatgAAGTTCTATGAAGGGTACTATAGGTTAGCATGGTTAGCTAGCTAAGTGCTTAGCTAGCGGTATTCCCCGTCATTCCTGTTCACTTACGTATGAAGCAATACTTAGGTAATTGATGTAAGCTTGTTAGCATCGCTTGCTAGCTAGTCGCGTATTGAacataaaaaaatagaataaataaatttaattttaaaaacatTAGAGACGTCTTAACAACCTAATGACTCACTTTGGATTAAAAATAACATGGGTTTTGTGTAAAgaaaaattataataaaataaataaatgaaacgcCTGTGAAGAGTTGTGCACGCGCGGAGAGTTTCCTGTTCCGTGCCACGGGGGGGGACAGGCGGCGGGAGCGCGAGCGCGGATTGTGATGATGATGCAACCGAGAGCAAcgcgctgagagagagagagagagagagagagaatcaggtggaggtgctgctgctgctgcttgtgTATTAAACATTAAACCGTGGTGTTGTTGGTGCGCTGTTTCGTGACTCTGCATGAGATTTTAAACTGCCAAAACACACACTGTAAACCCATCACTGTCAAATCCCAAACTATTGGCACCCTGCATGACATACAGGGTGATCTGTATCAACCTgctgtttttatttttacaaaGGTTTGTATGCACAGCACTTTGGATGAAATGTGCTTTTTAAATGAACTTAGGTACGTCATAGAACACCCACAAGAGCAAAACGTACATCAAACCATAATTCTAGTGATATCTATGGCTACATTATTTGTTTTATGAGAAATGTACATAGCTAAAGACTGGTGCATTATTTTGACAGGGTATTTTAATTAAGTTTCAGGAATCCATGGTGGAGCAGCAGGTAGCTTTAATTTCTTGAATTGTCGAGATGGTGACCCGGTTGTTTTGGGGAGGGGGGGACAACTTGGTTGGTGAGGGGACAGACGGTGGACCAGTTGTCGAGGAAGGGGGGTAGACGGCGGACCAGTTGTCGAGGAAGGGGGGTAGACGGCGGACCGGCCGCCGTCGAGGGGAGGGCGGAGAGGCGGCGGACCGGCCGCCGTCGAGGGGAGGGCGGAGAGGCGGCGGACCGGCCGCCGTCGAGGGGAGGGCGGAGAGGCGGCGGACCGGCCGCCGTCGAGGGGAGGGCGGAGAGGCGGCGGACCGGCCGCCGTCGAGGGGAGGGCGGAGAGGCGGCGGACCGGCCGCCGTCGAGGGGAGGGCGGAGAGGCGGCGGACCGGCCGCCGTCGAGGGGAGGGCGGAGAGGCGGCGGACCGGCGGCCGCCGTCGAGGGGAGGGCGGAGAGGCGGCGGACCGGCGGCCGCCGTCGAGGGGAGGGCGGAGAGGCGGCGGACCGGCGGCCGCCGTCGAGGGGAGGGCGGAGAGGCGGCGGACCGGCGGCCGCCGACGGGGGGAGGGCGGAGAGGCGGCGGACCGGCGGCCGCCGACGGGGGGAGGGCGGAGGTAGGAAGGGGGGGGACGGGTCAAAAGTTGTTGAGTTCTTCTTGTAGAGATCTTGCAGCGCTGCACATGATGATGGTTCCATCTCCGTTTTTCTTTCCACTCAGGAACGTACAGGTGCGCAGTCGCAACCAGCAGCAACCAACCTTTGGACAGCGTTCAGCACCATCCAGCGGCAGGCGAAGGTGCAGGCGTGAGAGTTAGAGAGAGGCAGCAGATCCAAATGAGCAAGCAGCCGCAGCAGAAGTTAACCAACACAGATCAGAACGGAGTGAGTGTCATACAGAGCCAGGCTCATAGCAGTGTCGTGCAAACTGCAGGAGCTACAGCAGGACTGCAGCAGGTatatacacgcgcgcgcacacaaaaaaaaaaagtgcacagacTGACATGATTATGTACATGCATGCCATCTGgttttcaaatatttttgttgttttattatatATTTGTCTTTAAATTTGTTTCTATGTGCATTAGTGACACTTCAGTATATGTCATGTCTTGTatgtatcatatatatatatatatatatatatatatatatatatatatatatatatattttttttttttttttttattgcaattcaatgaaCGTTGGTTAGTTTTTAATTTCGGTGCAATAAACTTTCAACAAGCCGTTATAATAAGTCACATATTAATGAGCTTGAATgattttgcttttatttattttcccccagCAGTCTGTTGTTCTTGCTGACGTTTAGCTTCATCGACATAAACACGCCCTGTCCTCATTATCATTCCCATCATTATTCAGGAGTTTATTCCTCTTTTATTTTTATCCTCCTCTAATATGGATGTGCGCAGAAATCGCACTACATGTGGTGTTTGATCATCGTTTTAAAACCTGTACAGTGAACTGAAAGCTCAGCACAAGTCCATCTGAGTCGAGTTCAGTCAGTAAGCACTTTACAGTGGACTCTGGACCTGGTCTcggtcctgggaacactgggcatgtgGCGTTACTGTTAGaaatactgacacacacacacacacacacacacgggtgacTGCATTTATGCCTGATTACAAAACTAactgtatatttaagttattccatgaaattgagtcgtatgtgccgagttggctataaaccatgtatgacaagattgaccggaataaatattttattctgtccacattcactggattttgagaaacagctttattttatttttttgcacaaatttgatcaataaaaactttgtacgaaatgtccgacaaaatcatttctgctcagGTGgatttcttaaaaacctatcgatggcaagATGAATTGACTTCAGTGTTTTTTGTAAAAAGTGCCTTCTCGCTGTCGTACCAAGGAattgaatagctttagacatttattgaaTTCTTCCTTCCATTCTTCCTTCAATTCtgtcattttcaaacttctttgagcttttgaaccagtctcaaAAAATTCAACCAATTTTTTCATGCTGAAaggtgaagaatgtaaacaaactggcgaaatgacgggaCCTATTTGTGAGAAATGTGATCATGataattcatgaaaaataaacaaagatacgttcttaccgtcaaatactttcagTCCATATTGTGTTGCcttgtattttttgggattttgttttcgagtcgaggttTTATTTCGTCCACGGTTGGTTCAGTaatgcgcgccgccattttgtttttctctactcacggtatgcgGTCGATACTTTCGTGCTCGAATTGGCTTCATCAGTCATCTTTGGACACGCAGAACCTAATCAACTACTCCGATGTAGTGGTCATCTTCACATTGGCGATGGACGAACATCactcaccgtatatgagctgatagcctagtagtagagtagccaatcagagtgtgcaattgctcatatctagtgaatgtggatagaataaggatGGTTATAATtatataaggcggcacggtggtgtagtggttagcgctgtcgcctcacagcaagaaggtccgggttcgagccccgtggccagcgagggcctttctgtgcagagtttgtatgttctccccgtggtttcctccgggtgctctggtttcccccacagtccaaagacatgcaggttaggttaactggcgactctaaattgaccgtaggtgtgaatgtgagtgtgaatggttgtgtgtgtctatgtgtcagccctgtgatgacctggcgacttgtccagggtgtaccccgcctttcacctgtagtcagctgggataggctccagcttgcctgcgatcaggaacaggataaagcggctagagataatgagatgagaattatataAGCAAATAAGTTTTTGGGGAGCGCCTTGGAGCAGCGGGCAAGGAGTATTGTCCTGAGTTCAGCCCTGAG
This genomic window contains:
- the cebpa gene encoding CCAAT/enhancer-binding protein alpha, with product MEQANLYEAAPRPLVTNLAPSAQNAYGYKDDLSAICENESSIDISAYIDPGAFNDEFLADLFHSSGARHEKLKLANGGDYEYSHGLGLGAPGPQHSYGCAVASYGDSSKLEPVYETHETRMRALAIKQEPREDGELGHAPQSGAYHPHHHPQHHPHLSHLQYQIAHCAQTAVHLQPGHPTPPPTPVPSPHHQHQHQHQHHHQQQGGLAVKMMANGTGDRPKSKKQVDKNSAEYRLRRERNNVAVRKSRDKAKMRNAETQQKVIELSADNDRLRKRVEHLTRELETLRGIFRQLPDGSYVKAMGGCA